Genomic DNA from Thiosocius teredinicola:
GGTGGTTCCGGCCTATCGTTTCTACTGGCTGACCGACCGAACGGCGTACTGAAGCGACTGCCTGCTTAGCCGGAATCGGGCATACCGTCGAAGAAGTCGACGATACCGGTCTCAAGCGAGTACTCGGCGCCCACCACCAGCAGTTCATCGTGATCGATCAGCGATTCGAGGATCTCGGAGCCATGACGCAGGTTGTTGGCTGCGACGCGCACGTTTGCCCGCACCGCCTGCTCGGTCAGCTCCTGCTTGTTGTTGCGCAATTCGGTCGCCAGCAGCCCCTCGACTGAAGGGCGAATGCGGTCGACGATCGAGCGCAGATTGCGCGATTGCGACTCGGTCGGTCGCTGCAGCTCTTCGAGCGTCGCCTGAACGGCGCCGCAGCGCGTGTGGCCCATGACGACGACCAGGCGGGTACCGAATTTCTCGGCCGCGAATTCGACACTACCGATCTGCGAAGGCGCCACGACATTGCCCGCCACGCGGATAACGAAGAGATCACCCAGACCCTGGTCGAAAATGATCTCGACCGGCACACGCGAATCGGAACAGCCGATGATTACGGCAAACGGTGTCTGACCTGCCAACAAAGCATCACGACGCGTGAGCATCTGCAGATTGTCGAGACTGCGATCACCGGAAGCGAATCGCTGATTGCCCTCGCGCAGCCGTTGCAGGGCCTCCAGTGGTGGAATCATCGGTCGACCGCCTTGCCGCTGGCATCGCCTGTGACTGCTAACAAATGCTTACGCCGTACTACCCTCTGCAAAGCCCTGTCCACCCTCTGAAAGTGTGGCGCAACCTTGACGGATTTAGAGGCGTATCGTCAATTGTCTTGGTCAATACAGACAGGCGAAAAGCGCAAAGCCGCGAGGCAGCAGCAGGCCACGGAGTGCGAGGGCGCCTCGTCTAGTCCGTGTTCAGGCGTTCAGGCTGCGCCGACCTCCTAGACGCAATATTGTCCAGATTTTCAGGTCTCATGTCCTGATTTATGCGCACTTTCGGCCAAACCGTCCAATTTTTGACCTGTTTTTATCCCGGACCGTCTTCTAGACTCGGATAACAATGATGAACTGGTGACCGTCCATGCCCACACGTCGATTGCAGACAGCTACGCCGTGGGCGGAGACGACCGATAGTCGGGAGCTAACATGCGAGTAGCGATTTTTGGTGGAACGGGATTTGTCGGTGGCTACCTGGTCGATGCACTTGTCAGTGCCGGCGTGAAACCCATTGTCATGGTACGCCCTGGCAGCGAACACAAAATGCGCCACCCAGAGCGTTGCCAATTGGTTTCCGGAGACATCAGCGACAACGCTGCCATGTTGCAGATGCTCGATGGCGCCGATGCGGTGATCTATAACATCGGCATTCTGCGCGAGTTCCCCAAGCGCGGTATCACGTTCGACCAGCTTCACGAGAAGGCGGCAATCCGTGTTATCGACGCGGCGCGCTGGACCGGCGTGAACCGCTTCATACTGATGGGCGCCAATGGCGCAAAGGCGGACGGCACGCCGTATCAAATGACGAAGTACCGGGCCGAACAGTACCTGATGAAGACCCGGCTGGACTGAACGGTATTCAGCCCCTCCGTGATCTTCGGCGACCCGCGCGGCCGGATGGAGTTCGCCACGCAGTTGTTGCAGGACATCATCGAACCGCCGATCCCCGCCCCGCTGTTCTACACCGGCATGCTACCCGGTGACGCAGACCCGATCAGACTGACGCCGGTGCACATCGACGACGTCGCCCAGGCATTTGCGCGCGCTCTGCGCGATCCTGCAACGTACGGCAAGAAACTATGCCTCGGCGGTGCCGCCGAGGTTACTTGGCGAGAAATACTGTCGACCATCGCCGACGTTGTGGGCAAGAGCAAACACAAGCTGCCTGTCCCGGCATTCGGCGTGTCGACAGCCGCGCGTCTGCTCGACCGCTTCGAATCTTTCCCGATCACCCACGACCAGCTGCAGATGCTGCTCGAAGGAAACACCTGCCCAACCGATGATCTGATCAGTCTTGGCATCACACCAAAGGCGTTCGGTGCACATGAACTCACTTACCTGCTGAAAAATCGGAAACTCGATGCCGGACTGCATGAGCGTGCGGCATAACCTTGCATCGACTCATTTCACGCGCTGCGCGAACTACCATCGCGCGTCTACACGGCGTTCGTCGAACCCGAGTGCGGAGAGCGACCCGGTGAAAGCGCGCAACCTGAACGGCTGACACGCACGCAGCAAGAACGGGTTCCCCCTGCTCCACCGCCGGGGTAGTCTTGGTGGCATGTCTCTGCCACTTACCATGCCGGCCTGATGCCGCCCACACCGACATTGTTCGATGCCCATCTGCATATCATCGAACCGGGCTTTCCTCTAACCGAGAACAACGGCTTTCTGCCACAGCCTTTCACCTGTCACGACTACATCACGCGGATGGCTGCGAGCCATGTCGTCGGTGGCGCCGTAGTGTCGGGGTCATTTCAAGGCTTCGATCAGAGTTACCTGCTGCACGCATTGAAGAGGCTCGGCCGCGGCTACGTCGGCGTCACCCAAGTGCCCGCATCGATTGCCGACGACGACATTGTCGAGCTGCACGCCGCTGGGGTTCGGGCAGTGCGCTTCAACCTGAAACGGGGCGGCTCAGAAGACATCACCCATCTGGACAGCCTTTCCCGCAGGGTATTCGAACTCGCAGGTTGGCATACCGAGCTGTATGTCGACGCACACGACCTGGTCGATATGCTGCCAACGATCGGCAAACTGCCGGCGATCAGTATCGACCACCTGGGACTTTCCAGCGACGGACTACCGCATCTGTTAAGGCTCGCTGAGCAAGGCGCAAAGGTCAAAGCGACAGGTTTCGGCAGAGTCGATTTCGACGTGGCAAGCGCGCTGCGGCAACTGTACGCCGCGAACCCCGAATGCCTGATGTTCGGCACCGACCTACCGTCGACACGCGCACCGCGCGCCTACCAGGATGATGACCTGAACTTGATCATGGAGACGTTCGACGAAACGGCCGCAAACAAGATTCTGGTTGCTAACGCGTTGGCGCTGTATCGACCGGCGAGTCTCACATAGGCTCGCTTTCTGATGAATGCCGGGCTCGCCGCTTCCTGGCGATGGGGTTCATTGGCCGTTTTCAATAGAATGGCACGGTCCGATGGAACGACAGCCTTTGCTCTATGATCGACAAACTTCAGAAGGTCGCCCGCACAATCCGCTTTCTACGCTGGCCCGCCGTGGTCGTCGGCGTTGGTTGCGTCGCCCTGTTCGTCTATACCCTGGTTACCTCGGCCTCTGCCGAAGGCGATCGCTACCTGATCCCGAGT
This window encodes:
- a CDS encoding amidohydrolase family protein, with product MPPTPTLFDAHLHIIEPGFPLTENNGFLPQPFTCHDYITRMAASHVVGGAVVSGSFQGFDQSYLLHALKRLGRGYVGVTQVPASIADDDIVELHAAGVRAVRFNLKRGGSEDITHLDSLSRRVFELAGWHTELYVDAHDLVDMLPTIGKLPAISIDHLGLSSDGLPHLLRLAEQGAKVKATGFGRVDFDVASALRQLYAANPECLMFGTDLPSTRAPRAYQDDDLNLIMETFDETAANKILVANALALYRPASLT
- a CDS encoding Rossmann-fold NAD(P)-binding domain-containing protein, producing MIFGDPRGRMEFATQLLQDIIEPPIPAPLFYTGMLPGDADPIRLTPVHIDDVAQAFARALRDPATYGKKLCLGGAAEVTWREILSTIADVVGKSKHKLPVPAFGVSTAARLLDRFESFPITHDQLQMLLEGNTCPTDDLISLGITPKAFGAHELTYLLKNRKLDAGLHERAA
- a CDS encoding SDR family oxidoreductase, with the protein product MRVAIFGGTGFVGGYLVDALVSAGVKPIVMVRPGSEHKMRHPERCQLVSGDISDNAAMLQMLDGADAVIYNIGILREFPKRGITFDQLHEKAAIRVIDAARWTGVNRFILMGANGAKADGTPYQMTKYRAEQYLMKTRLD
- a CDS encoding carbonic anhydrase, whose protein sequence is MIPPLEALQRLREGNQRFASGDRSLDNLQMLTRRDALLAGQTPFAVIIGCSDSRVPVEIIFDQGLGDLFVIRVAGNVVAPSQIGSVEFAAEKFGTRLVVVMGHTRCGAVQATLEELQRPTESQSRNLRSIVDRIRPSVEGLLATELRNNKQELTEQAVRANVRVAANNLRHGSEILESLIDHDELLVVGAEYSLETGIVDFFDGMPDSG